The Spiroplasma corruscae DNA window CTTCATAATATGTATTTTCAGTAATTGGTGCAAAAGCATCTTTTAATTCATTTAAAAGCTTTGTGCTTAATATTGATTTTAAACTAGTTAATGTATCACCGTTTAAAAATCCTTGAATCATTCCTTGAAAACTATATAATGTTTTAAATAAATCTGGTAGACTAGTTGCTACATTATTTGGATCAGAAAAAGCTTTTGTTGCAATACCTAATACCGTTTCTACTATACTATTTATTTCAAATGATTTCGAATTTAAAACCCCGTCTTTATATATATTTGATCCGATACTTGTTTTCTCTTTTACTAAGTCTTCATCAAAATACTTACCAAATGCAACTGATAGTTTATCATTACTATCTTTTTTATATTCACTACTTATATCTGTATCAAATCCAAGACTACTAATTTGTTCATTTTTAGCTAATTCAAAATAATCACTTGGACTAAAATGATAGTTATTCATACTTTCATTTTTTGATATACCTAATTCTTCCATTGAATATTGATTTACCATAAGTGACTTTGCATATTGTGATAAAATATTGGCTTCAGACTTAGTTTTATTTGAAGAAGTATCTCCATTTTCTTCACTTTGACTTTCACCATTTCCACATGAAATTGCATATGTTGTGGTTGAACCTACTAATGATATTACCCCCAATATACTTAATAATTTTTTCATAAATTATATTCTCCTCTTAATATACTATTTATAATACATATAATATGATTTAGCAAGTAGTGTTTTTTTTAATAAGACCTATTTATATGGGTTTTGCTTAAAAAATAAAAATTTGTTAGAAAACTTAAAAATATTTTTATAAAAAAACATTATGCTTTTATATTTTGCATAATGTTTTGTTATTTTTTTTCTTCATTATCAATGATTAAAGAAGAATAAAAGTTTTTATTTTTTATTTTATAATTTGATATTGCTTCTTGTTTATTATATTTTTTAGTTCAATTTTTAGGATTTATTCTTAAAATAAAATCATTTGTATCAATATTTACTTTTGAAAGTTTTACTTCATTAATAATGAATGTAATAAATAGTAATAGTAAAAAAATAATAACAAATAAAGGTTGTAAAATTTGCCCGATATCATTTGAACCAAACTTTTTAAATATATCATAGTATATATAAGCTAAAAAGAATGACATAATACTTGATGCAACAATATTATAATAAATATTACCTTTTACATTCATAACATCATTAACTTTTTTAGTTTTATGATTTATTAATGCTGCTACCATTAATATTAAATATGTAGTAAATGCAAGAACTACAACAGAATCTGATATTTTGTCAATTAAGAAAGTAACTGCTTGACCAACATAATAATACTCACTTTCTTTATTTGTTCTATTAAGTGAATTCTTATAAATTACTCAAGAGGTTGTAGTTAATACTATTAATACAGTTGATATTAATATTGCATTAATATAACCGCTTAATCTATGTGATATCATCTTTTGACTTTTTTTAAAATAAACTAGTTGAACACCATTATTATCAGTTGTACTACTCAAATTAATTACACCAAAACTAGTAAAACCAGCAACAGAACCAAGAACTACTATTGCAATAATTAGTTTTAAAACTAATGCTCAATCTTTAGGTAATACTGTGGAGATTAAAGAAAATGAATCAGCGTCAGTTGTTCCAAAATATAATGATAGAGCAAACAAAACATTTACACTAACTACTAATATAACCCCTACAACTTGTCCAAAAACTAACATTCTTTTGTGAGTTATTTCTTTTTCAATACTTGATCCATACATGAAACCATCTAACTCAAATAATAGCATTGGAATAACTAATATAAAATAGCTAAAGTTTCATTGAGAAGTATTTTTATCAGTAAATGCAGTTGTATTAAAATAAAATTTAGCATATATTCCTAATCCTAAAACTAATATTAAAGGTAAGAATTTAAGGTTATTAAAAAATATATGTAAATACTTAAATCAACCATTAGATGCATATCCATTTGATATACACATAAAAAATATTATGAATACTGCTATAAAAATTATTAAAAAAGCTTCTAAATCTTGGTTCATTCAAACTGAGTTATCATAATAATCATCAATTACTCTAAAAATATAATATGATACTGTAATTGCCATTAAACCCACATATACAGGAATGTATATTATGCAATAAAATAATGAAAACATACTTCCAGTTCTTCTACCTATAAATGTTTCTGCAAAACATGTATGTGTATGATACCTATTTTTAGCACTTGTTCCAAGTTCAATAAAAACAAAAACCATTGATACACCAATAAATGACATTAAAAATAATACTATTAAAACAATATAAGGATTATGAGCAGTTAATAATGCTTGTTTACTTTTAAGATATATTCCAACCCCAATTGAGTTTCCAAAAACTATAGAAAATACTCTTCAAAAATCAAACGCTGCCGATTTTCTAACTTTTTTATTATTTATATGAACATGAAGTACTTCAGTTGGATCTATTCTCTGATCATTTTTTACATTTTTATCCACAATATAAACTCCTTTACATTTTATTTCTTAATTAATTAATATAATTATATTTACAATACAAATTAAATATCTATTTATACAATTAATAAATCTTTAAAAAATTATAACATATAAGTTTATAATTAACAAAAAAATTATTTCGTTATAAGAAATTTTGGTTGTTTATCTATATTTTATTGATTCTAACTTTTACTTGAATTAATAAATACATTCTTAAATTGGTTAACTGCTTTATTCTATCTTTTATTTAAATCAATAATAACAATGTTTATTTATATGATTTTAATAAATGAAATATATTTATTTCTTATACTTAGCCTCTACCACAACTAATCAAACTAGTGCTTTAAAATAAAGGTTTACCCTTGTGCATTATCTTTATTTAAAATACTTTCATTTTAAAATAAATTAAAAAAAGTTTGAAATGCAATTATCATTAATATTAACAAACAAAAAAATAAATAATTTCATCATTTTTTAAATATTCTTTTAAATTTGGAAATTAAAAAAATTAAATTCAACTACATTTTTGGCTTATTTATATCCATGACTAAGCGCAATCTTTCTATATCTTATGTATGATAGTCCTGAAATTAACATAAAAATAATCAAGTAAGAAAAATATATAGTAAAATAGTTTGCAAAATTTACATTAACTTCTTCAATATTATCTAATCTTGGAGGTTGATTGTCTTGTTGAGCATTTTTGAAATAATTAATATCTAAAGGAATAGTTGGTGTTTCAAATGTGTCATTATCTCCTTTAGAAAAACTATTATAGTAATATAAGCTATTTTTAGAATAGTAATTTCCAAATTGTAATTGTGCAAATTGATTAAATGGGTTAATATTTGCATTTAACTTTAAATCATCAATTAAACTTTGTTCTGGTGATATAGCAACTATATTGTTTTTTTCATAACTTATTTTAAAATCATTTTGTCATTTTAAAATATCATATGCTATTGAAGATAAGAAAAAGTAAAAATCAAATTGATCACTTGTTTTATAATTTTTAAAAGTATCTTCAAAGTATCCTGCATTTATTGAATTCTGTAATAATAATGAAGATAAGGTGTAAGCAGAAGACTTTTGTAAATAATTTATAAAATGATTAGAATAGTCTTTTAATATATTTAAAAAATTTGCATAATCTTTATTTGTTAATAAATCACTAATTTTGTTTACTATATTATAAATTCTATTTTCTTTCATGGATTTGAAGTTAGCATAATTTATATTGTAACTTCCCACAAAAGTATCCTCTAATTTAAAACCATTAGAATTTGGATTTGCAAATACTTGGTAGTTATCATTAAATAAATTATCAATATATTTAATGAAGTTTAAAAAGTTATCACCATATGGTTTTCTATCATCATTACTTAATTTATTTAAAACATATCAATAATTACCAGAAGCTCATTGATATTTGTCTAGATAATTAAAAATAAAACCAATATCAAATTTTTCAAAGTTAACTAAATAATCATTAAATATTGCATCTTTTTTTATATCATTATTAAATTTTGATCATTTTTCTAAAGTTTCATTATTTGATGCATATGAATACAACTTTGAAGTTTGTGCATAACTCAATGAACTAAATATATTTGCTAACCCAACAAAACACGAAATAATACCAACTATTATTAATACAACTTTTGAATTAAAAATCATCAATAAAAATAACGTTATAGAAAACATCATTACTACTAAAAGAAAGTAAAAAAACATAAAATTAATAACTTTAAGTCGAGCTTCATTAAAGTATTCACTACTAATTGATAAAGTAAGTAATGACTGAATTGTAAATAAAAATAAGACAGTTATTAATGAAAATGATATTAATATAACTATTCTTTGAATATAAGTTTGAAATATGCTTATTCCACCCTTAATTTCAAGATTAATTTTTCCTTGTTTTTTATCAACATAAAAGCAAATGGTTGTTAAATAGATCACAACTACTGAAAGCATTATAATATCAAACAGTTTTTTACAAAAAAATGTTCTATTAAAAAATGAATCTATCTTTTTAACATCAACATTTGAATTATAATAATTATAAAAAGAAGTTAATTCTAATAAAGTAGATATAATTACAAAAGTTAATGTAATTGATCATAAAGCCTTGTTTTTTATAATGTTTTTGAAGTTAATACCTAATAATTTAAAATTAAATTTTTTCATTATATTCACCCACATTTTTATAAATTATACCACATTTCTCCAAGTACAATTATAAACTAATCATGGTTGCGAGAAAAATAAGGGGGGGGTAACAATAGTTTAATAAAAGCAGTTTTTATTTTAAATAAATGCTGGTTATAAATTGTAAATAATATAAAAACTATTTTTATTAATCGCTCTAAAAGTATTTTTTTCAAAACAAGAAAAACCTACACTTTTTATGTATAATTTATTTTTTCTAGTTTTAATTCTTTGTTATTTAAAACACTACTTATTTTTTAATATATTTATTCAAAGCGATAAATACATTTTTTTTACAAGTTTACTCTGAATTATGCCCAAGTTTTTAAACATTTATATCAAATATATTCCTTTGCTAATTCTAAATTATTGAAAATTAACTATATATTTCTTAATATTCATATAGATATTATTTTTTTATATAAAATTATAAATAATACAATTGAATATTTGTAAATAGTTAAATTTTTTTCTAACTTTTTAAATTTTTCTTTTAGGACTTTATTCTACTTATCTTTGACTCTTAATTCTTTAGAAATAATTTTTTTTTAATTTTTGACTCATC harbors:
- a CDS encoding amino acid permease yields the protein MDKNVKNDQRIDPTEVLHVHINNKKVRKSAAFDFWRVFSIVFGNSIGVGIYLKSKQALLTAHNPYIVLIVLFLMSFIGVSMVFVFIELGTSAKNRYHTHTCFAETFIGRRTGSMFSLFYCIIYIPVYVGLMAITVSYYIFRVIDDYYDNSVWMNQDLEAFLIIFIAVFIIFFMCISNGYASNGWFKYLHIFFNNLKFLPLILVLGLGIYAKFYFNTTAFTDKNTSQWNFSYFILVIPMLLFELDGFMYGSSIEKEITHKRMLVFGQVVGVILVVSVNVLFALSLYFGTTDADSFSLISTVLPKDWALVLKLIIAIVVLGSVAGFTSFGVINLSSTTDNNGVQLVYFKKSQKMISHRLSGYINAILISTVLIVLTTTSWVIYKNSLNRTNKESEYYYVGQAVTFLIDKISDSVVVLAFTTYLILMVAALINHKTKKVNDVMNVKGNIYYNIVASSIMSFFLAYIYYDIFKKFGSNDIGQILQPLFVIIFLLLLFITFIINEVKLSKVNIDTNDFILRINPKNWTKKYNKQEAISNYKIKNKNFYSSLIIDNEEKK